From one Culex quinquefasciatus strain JHB chromosome 3, VPISU_Cqui_1.0_pri_paternal, whole genome shotgun sequence genomic stretch:
- the LOC6051694 gene encoding GPI mannosyltransferase 2, with translation MSNKATKNQQPPAGNTSTKQHQNHQHQHNHSSSSPKKTKTPSTPSSSSTWHISITSLALLSRLGVITLQVISNHLVPDHDAGVFVAPRDPEAAPAKLDGAVNFFLGGLHRWDGQYFLHISEYGYSYENTLAFFPLFPFIIKIATSTLGGSTPMITYRELSLVLAVLLNLVCFVLAAKALYKLSNLVLGNKKKSELAVILFCFNPASIFFTAPYTEALFSWLSFSVMAQCIDDINSVFITIPLSLSILCRSNGMLNIGFLLYFTARRILSQSSFHTIICMGSKLFSILMIIIFHYGIAQVYNYYLFCFEQKFSFPAHVKQYALDRGLVLAGNKTAESSPWCSNYLPLSYSYVQSHYWDVGFMNYYELKQLPNFLLALPAIYLVLSNAYKYIHDNWDFCAGLGLFRVQKKQLKSMRNYDRVAFAFVAHALFLTLFSVLFVHVQVTTRMLASSSPLLYWFAAEYFTGDKAFIRRQVIRKLSKQVRDGTEPCTHVENYVELSDILDFRQMNWKQKAILVYFAGYATVGTILFSNFLPWT, from the exons ATGAGTAACAAAGCGACCAAAAACCAGCAGCCTCCCGCCGGCAACACCAGCACAAAACAGCACCAAAACCACCAACATCAGCACAATCACAGCTCAAGCAGTCCTAAAAAGACCAAAACCCCATCGACGCCCTCCTCCTCCAGCACGTGGCACATATCGATAACGTCCCTGGCGCTACTTAGCCGGCTCGGCGTAATCACCCTGCAAGTAATATCGAACCACCTCGTCCCGGACCACGATGCCGGCGTGTTCGTAGCCCCGCGCGACCCGGAAGCCGCCCCCGCCAAACTGGACGGCGCGGTCAACTTCTTCCTCGGCGGGCTGCACCGCTGGGACGGCCAGTACTTTTTGCACATCTCCGAGTACGGCTACTCGTACGAAAACACGCTCGCGTTCTTCCCGCTGTTCCCCTTCATCATCAAGATCGCCACCAGCACGCTCGGGGGAAGCACCCCGATGATCACGTACCGCGAACTCTCGCTTGTGCTGGCCGTGCTGCTCAACCTGGTGTGCTTCGTGCTGGCCGCCAAAGCCCTTTACAAGCTGAGCAATCTGGTGCTGGGGAACAAGAAAAAGAGCGAACTGGCCGTCATACTGTTCTGCTTCAATCCGGCGTCGATCTTCTTCACGGCGCCGTACACCGAGGCGCTGTTCTCGTGGCTGTCGTTCAGCGTGATGGCCCAGTGCATCGACgatatcaactcggtgttcatcACGATCCCGCTGAGCTTGAGCATCCTGTGCCGGTCGAATG GAATGCTCAACATCGGCTTTCTGCTGTACTTCACCGCGCGCCGCATCCTGTCCCAGAGCTCGTTCCACACCATCATCTGTATGGGCTCGAAGCTGTTCTCGATCCTGATGATCATCATCTTCCACTACGGAATCGCGCAGGTCTACAACTACTATCTGTTTTGCTTCGAGCAAAAGTTCAGCTTTCCGGCGCACGTCAAGCAGTACGCGCTGGACCGCGGGCTGGTCCTGGCCGGGAACAAGACGGCGGAGTCGTCACCCTGGTGCTCAAACTATTTGCCTTTATCTTACTCTTACGTACAAAGCCACTATTGGGATGTAGGATTTATGAACTATTACGAGCTGAAGCAGTTACCGAACTTCTTACTGGCCTTACCCGCGATTTATCTGGTGCTGAGCAACGCGTACAAGTACATCCACGACAATTGGGATTTTTGTGCGGGGCTCGGTCTGTTCCGGGTGCAGAAGAAGCAGCTGAAGAGCATGCGGAACTACGACCGGGTCGCGTTCGCGTTCGTCGCCCACGCGCTGTTTTTGACGCTGTTCAGCGTACTGTTTGTGCACGTCCAGGTGACGACGCGAATGCTGGCCTCGTCGAGTCCGCTGCTGTACTGGTTTGCCGCCGAGTACTTTACCGGCGATAAGGCCTTCATCCGGCGGCAGGTCATCCGGAAGCTGTCGAAACAGGTCCGTGACGGAACAGAGCCGTGCACGCACGTCGAAAACTACGTCGAGCTGAGCGATATTCTCGACTTTAGACAGATGAACTGGAAGCAGAAGGCGATCCTGGTGTACTTTGCTGGGTACGCCACCGTCGGGACGATCCTGTTCAGCAACTTTCTGCCGTGGACCTAA
- the LOC6051691 gene encoding probable ATP-dependent RNA helicase DHX34 encodes MSYWEQQYQCKDDPKPSSSRRDHRSDRSQTSYQEANKKRLRSPSPPKVAPPGLSYWEQSYLTDSSSADYRTPSRVKSESQSSSRSSRRRQRSRSRSPDRDAIKSESFERGSGSSSGSRRRSRSPKVEASYWGQSSQLAAVKSRERSTSPSSRRRSPPKEVEQTNLVDFSFLDHKAALNRVLLGYCSRDQIVCDQHDFWLFVNKYEALLKKSGQCILPEPVDARELRSGDVIEGRYSKAFSTALTLTVPFEELFSRLQHCDQSGKIGELKLRQFLQIVVHYLDFRQKERFNKLRKLRRAQANLPVAKHRDEIVAAVQNEQVVILAGDTGCGKSTQVPQYLFHAGFDKIACTQPRRIACISLAKRVAHEMLCEYGTQVGYQIRFERSKSQQTSILFITEGLLLRQLSTEEKLSQYSVILLDEVHERHLHGDFLLGITKCLIRARPDLKLVLMSATINIKLFGDYFADEKAQIIEVPGRLFPIKLHYMPQIQDVSLLSAGTSKKSKTSDRISPDPYLQIMQLIDQKYPPTEKGDVLIFLSGLNEITTIVDAAKEYAEKNKNWIILPLHSTLSIAEQDKVFDYAPEGSRKCIISTNIAETSVTIDGIRFVIDSGKVKEMSYDPTTKMQRLKEFWISKASSEQRKGRAGRTGPGICYRLYSEKQFQDFEAYTTAEILKVPLESLLLQMISMGLPNSRMFPFVEPPPADNIENAIMNLKHHEALTNDEKLTPLGKALARIPVDISIGKMLLMGCVFQQLQPVLTLAAALSVQSPFTNRAYREPECERARKTLESDHGDPITLLNAYKEWLELKQCRVDYRRGDDQRENTKSWCRRRGLEEQRFYEITKLRRQFQDLLQDCGLMEAAGEENLTSSERAIRHGELKQLKELRKAHRMEAPRKRQLLKSDPWGLEDGEEDDGKVDIRDVEFRLSHDSSKLDELVSGATACSYRDLMTLKLILVSGLYPQVAIADDYNYCKGPTEQFFHTNAKPYATLHPMGYFGNNHQILQLDEHDIIEKAGLYKSRQPLSSRHQLLCYLTLLETNKTYLMNTLRMPAAQTLLLFAHTIDTNLTFSRLICDAWLCVDFPSPESGQQLLLKASNLRRLWNRMLAEKLKVLTQTADSELTKEERGKTVEQMNYELWAELAQFMNTEVCYTVRRMLPADVKTMYKGPSFGEEAIEVDPNPFADGFVAVANETKGGVHITENIVYGCLTETEWSLAMYDEIVSTDWECPNCNCSYNITGLQKLQHKMVCVQSSVQSEPEPATPTTSGQQKPNSKRLDCPVCEKTLYLSAIEVLKHRKACTKSVKQEKID; translated from the exons ATGAGTTATTGGGAGCAACAGTACCAATGCAAAGACGACCCAAAACCGTCGTCTTCCAGGCGCGATCACCGGTCAGATCGCTCACAAACGAGCTATCAAGAAGCAAACAAGAAGCGACTCCGTTCACCATCTCCGCCAAAAGTTGCCCCACCCGGTCTCAGCTACTGGGAGCAAAGTTATCTCACGGATTCGTCCAGCGCTGACTATCGGACACCGTCCCGTGTGAAGAGTGAAAGCCAGTCGAGCTCACGATCATCTCGCCGCAGGCAGCGATCGCGTTCTAGATCTCCCGATCGCGATGCGATCAAGAGTGAATCTTTTGAGAGAGGTTCCGGGAGTAGTTCGGGATCGCGTCGGAGGTCTCGATCTCCGAAGGTGGAAGCAAGCTATTGGGGGCAGAGCTCGCAGCTTGCTGCCGTGAAGAGTCGGGAACGATCGACGAGTCCCTCATCGAGACGAAGATCGCCACCGAAAGAGGTGGAGCAAACTAATTTGGTAGATTTCTCCTTCCTGGATCACAAAGCGGCGCTGAATCGAGTTCTGCTTGGGTACTGCAGTCGGGATCAGATTGTGTGCGATCAACACGACTTCTGGTTGTTTGTCAACAAGTATGAGGCTTTGCTAAAAAAGTCCGGACAGTGCATTCTGCCGGAACCGGTAGATGCGAGGGAGTTGCGATCGGGAGACGTCATTGAGGGACGGTACAGTAAGGCGTTCAGTACGGCGTTGACGTTGACAGTGCCGTTCGAGGAGTTGTTCAGCAGGTTGCAACACTGTGATCAGAGTGGGAAGATCGGTGAGCTGAAGTTGCGACAGTTTCTGCAGATTGTGGTTCACTACTTGGACTTTCGGCAGAAGGAACGGTTTAACAAGTTGAGGAAGTTGCGGCGAGCGCAAGCGAATCTGCCGGTAGCGAAACATCGGGATGAGATCGTTGCAGCGGTGCAGAATGAACAGGTTGTGATCTTGGCTGGGGATACGGGCTGCGGGAAGAGTACCCAGGTGCCGCAGTATCTGTTCCATGCTGGGTTTGACAAAATCGCCTGCACTCAGCCGAGGAGGATCGCTTGTATTTCGCTGGCGAAGCGAGTTGCGCATGAGATGTTGTGCGAGTACGGAACTCAGGTCGGGTATCAGATCCGGTTCGAGCGGAGTAAGAGTCAGCAGACGAGCATTTTGTTCATTACAGAGGGTCTGCTGTTGAGACAGTTGTCTACCGAGGAGAAGCTATCGCAGTATTCAGTGATTCTGCTGGACGAGGTCCACGAGCGTCACTTGCATGGAGACTTTCTTCTGGGGATCACAAAGTGTCTGATAAGAGCTCGACCAGATCTGAAGTTGGTACTCATGTCAGCCACGATCAACATCAAACTGTTCGGGGACTACTTTGCCGATGAGAAGGCTCAGATCATCGAAGTTCCGGGAAGGTTGTTCCCCATCAAGCTGCACTATATGCCTCAGATTCAGGACGTGTCCCTGTTGAGTGCTGGTACGAGCAAGAAATCCAAGACAAGTGATCGCATCAGTCCCGATCCGTACCTCCAGATCATGCAGCTGATCGATCAAAAGTATCCACCAACCGAAAAGGGTGACGTGCTGATATTCCTGAGCGGTCTCAACGAAATCACCACGATCGTGGACGCCGCCAAAGAGTACGCCGAGAAGAACAAAAACTGGATCATTCTCCCGCTGCACAGTACGCTCTCGATCGCCGAGCAGGACAAGGTGTTCGACTACGCGCCAGAAGGCAGTCGCAAATGCATCATCTCGACCAACATTGCGGAAACGTCGGTAACGATCGACGGGATTCGCTTCGTAATCGATTCCGGCAAGGTGAAGGAGATGAGCTACGATCCGACCACGAAGATGCAGCGCCTGAAGGAGTTCTGGATATCGAAGGCTTCCTCGGAGCAGCGGAAGGGTCGTGCTGGGCGAACGGGTCCGGGCATTTGCTACCGGCTGTACTCGGAGAAACAGTTTCAGGACTTTGAGGCGTACACGACGGCGGAGATACTGAAGGTTCCGCTGGAGTCGCTGCTGCTGCAGATGATATCGATGGGGTTGCCGAACTCGCGGATGTTCCCGTTCGTGGAGCCGCCTCCGGCGGACAACATCGAGAACGCCATTATGAACTTGAAGCATCAT GAAGCGCTGACCAACGATGAGAAGCTGACGCCGCTGGGCAAGGCACTGGCACGGATTCCGGTGGACATCAGCATCGGGAAGATGCTGCTGATGGGTTGCGTGTTCCAGCAGCTTCAGCCGGTGCTGACGCTGGCCGCAGCGTTGAGCGTGCAGTCTCCGTTCACGAATCGAGCGTATCGGGAGCCGGAGTGTGAG CGCGCCCGCAAAACCCTCGAATCGGACCACGGCGATCCGATCACGCTGCTGAACGCGTACAAGGAGTGGCTCGAGCTGAAGCAGTGCCGGGTGGACTACCGGAGGGGGGACGATCAGCGTGAAAACACCAAGAGCTGGTGCCGTCGGCGGGGTCTCGAGGAGCAGCGTTTCTACGAGATAACCAAGCTGCGCCGCCAGTTCCAGGATCTGCTGCAGGACTGCGGACTGATGGAGGCGGCCGGCGAGGAGAACTTGACCAGTTCGGAGCGGGCCATTCGGCACGGTGAGCTGAAGCAGCTGAAGGAACTGCGGAAGGCGCACCGTATGGAAGCGCCCCGGAAGCGGCAGTTGCTGAAGTCGGATCCGTGGGGGTTGGAGGATGGGGAGGAGGACGACGGGAAGGTTGATATTAGGGATGTGGAGTTCCGGCTGAGTCACGATTCGTCCAAGCTGGATGAGTTGGTTTCGGGGGCTACGGCGTGTAGTTACAGAGATCTGATGACGCTGAAGCTGATCCTGGTTAGTGGATTGTATCCACAGGTTGCCATCGCAGATGACTACAACTATTGCAAG GGTCCAACGGAGCAGTTCTTCCACACCAATGCAAAACCGTACGCGACGCTCCACCCGATGGGCTACTTTGGCAACAATCACCAGATTCTTCAGCTGGACGAGCACGACATCATCGAAAAGGCCGGACTGTACAAATCTCGCCAGCCGCTCAGCTCCCGCCACCAACTGCTCTGCTATCTAACGCTGCTCGAAACGAACAAAACCTACCTCATGAACACGCTCCGGATGCCGGCAGCTCAAACGTTGCTCCTGTTCGCCCACACGATCGATACCAACCTGACCTTTTCCCGGCTCATCTGTGACGCGTGGCTGTGCGTGGACTTCCCATCCCCAGAAAGTGGCCAGCAGCTGCTCCTGAAGGCGTCCAACCTGCGTCGGCTGTGGAACCGGATGCTGGCGGAGAAGTTGAAGGTCCTCACGCAAACGGCGGACTCCGAGCTAACAAAGGAGGAGCGCGGGAAAACGGTTGAGCAGATGAACTACGAGCTGTGGGCTGAGTTGGCACAGTTTATGAACACCGAGGTGTGCTACACGGTTAGGAGGATGCTTCCGGCGGATGTGAAAACCATGTATAAAGGGCCGTCGTTTGGTGAGGAGGCCATCGAAGTGGACCCGAACCCGTTTGCGGACGGGTTCGTTGCGGTGGCGAACGAGACCAAAGGAGGGGTGCACATCACGGAGAATATCGTGTACGGGTG